AGACCGAGGCTTGGTCCTTCTCCGGCGGTAGCCCACTCAAGCATCTCGAAGTCGCCGTCGGAGTTTCCACCAACGAAAATCGGGCGTTTTCCAATCTTGCTGTCGATGCCGATCGGTTTTCCCGCCTTGTCATCAATGAACGCGATCCCGGGATCCTTGATGATGGTCGGTACGCCATCGACGACCTCATACCGCGTTTCGCCGGCGCTGCCGATGACATTCTCCGGCGATACGCCATAGGCTTCCTCGACAAACGCGCGCATGAAATGAATGCCGCCACCGGAAACCAGATAGGTCTCGAAATCCTCGTCCCGCAGATATCTCAAGAGTTCCAGCATCGGTTGGTAGGTCATGTCGGTATACGCGAGATCTTTGGTCGGGTGTCGCGCCGTTTCTATCCAACTGGCAACATCAGCCTGAAACTCCGGTACCGACAGCCCGGAGTGAGATACCATCACGATTTCAAGGAGGCCTTCTTCACCAGCCTTGGCGACTGTCTCCATGTCGCCGGCTGCGGCGGCCTTCAGGACATCGCTTGAGAGAATGGAAGGGTCTTTCGCGGCCATTTCCCTGAGCCGGTCAAGTGCATAAAAGAGCTGGAAATAGACAGGTTGCTCAGACCAGAGCGTCCCGTCATTGTCGAAGACGGCGATCCTGTCCGCTGGCGTGACATATGTTTCCGACGTCGGGTCGGTCACCTCGTTCACAAAATCGATGATCCGTGATTTTGTTTCACCTTCTTGCCAGGAGGGAAGAGGGTCAGCGATTGCCGATCCCGCGAATACAGCCAAAACCGCAACACACAAAGAAAATTTCATACCGCTCTCCTGGAAAATGACCCACGAAAATTCATGCGTGATCACGAAAGCCGGACGCGTTCTCGCGTCTTGTTCAGTATCCACCGGCGACCGGTTTGCGCGGCCGCCGGTGGACGTTTGGTACGGAGCTACTGAGCGCCGTGGGGCGTGCTCAACTTGTCCATGACCTGATCGAGCGAGAAGCTCGCCGCTTTCTGGCGCGGCGGAAACTCCTGGAATGTCGCCAGGAACTCACCGACATATTGCTGGGCGGGAACCAGAAGATAAGCCCGGTCGATCAGCCAGTCATAGTAGGTGTTCGAGGTCTGGTAGGACCGCTCATACGGATCCCGGCGCAGGTTGAAGATCAACGGAACGCGCAATGCCGTGAACGGTTCGATCCAGGCCCGGAAGGTCTTGTAGGCCTTCTGCTCCAGGAAGATCATTTTCCAGTCGTTGTAGCGAAGGGCCGTCAGGTCACCATCATCGGAGAAATAGAAGATTTCCCTGCGCGGACCGACATCGGCTTCACCAAGCAGGACAGGCAGGAAATTGTAACCGTCCAGGTGGACCTTGTATTCCCGGCCGATCGCCTGGACGCCGCCTTCCTTCAGTTGCTCCTTGATATCCGGCACACCGGCAGCCGCCAGGTAGGTTGGCAGCCAGTCCATGTGGTGCATGATTTCGTTGGAAACGGACCCGGCCTCGACCTTGCCGGGCCAGCGCACCATGGAAGGCACACGCCATCCACCTTCCCAGTTGGTGTTTTTCTCACCGAAGAACGGCGTCGCTGCCGCATCGGGCCACGTGTTGTAGTGCGGGCCGTTATCCGTCGAGTAGTGAACGATCGTGTTGTCGGCGATGCCGAGTTCATCCAGGAGGTCAAGAAGCTGGCCGACCTGCATGTCATGCTCGATCATGCCGGCGGTGTACTCATCGACGTGACGGCCGGCAATCTGATCGGCCTGTTCCCGCATTTCCGGTTTCACGTGAGTGCGGAAGTGCATGCGCGTGCCGTTCCACCAGACGTAAAACGGCTTGCCCTGCTCGTTGGCGCGCTTGATGAAGTCGATTGCGGCAGTAATCGTTTCCTCGTCGACCGTCTCCATACGCTTCTTGGTCAGCGGGCCGGTGTCTTCGATGGAACCGTCAGCCGAAGACTTGATCACGCCGCGCGGGCCGAAGGTTTCGCGGAACGTCCGCCCGTCGGCCATGACCGCATCACCCGGGTAGTCCTCGTTTTCCGGCTCTTCTTCGGCATTCAGGTGGTAGAGATTGCCGAAGAACTCGTCGAAGCCGTGGTTGGTGGGGAGGTGCTCATCCTTGTCGCCCAGATGGTTCTTGCCGAACTGACCGGTCACGTAGCCCTGCGCCTTGAGGAGACCGGCGATCGTCGGGTCCTCTTCCTGCATGCCGAGATCAGCGCCGGGGAGACCGACCTTGGACAGGCCCGTGCGGAAAACGCTCTGGCCCATGATGTAGGAAGACCGGCCCGCCGTGCAGGATTGTTCGCCGTAATAGTCGGTGAACATCATGCCTTCCTTGGCGACGCGGTCGATGTTCGGCGTCTGATATCCCATGAGGCCGAATGTATATGCGGAAATATTGGACTGCCCGACGTCATCTCCCCAGATGACGAGAATATTGGGCTTGTCTTCCGACTGCGCGAGTGCTGGCGCAAAATCTGCCAGCGCAAGCGCACCGAAAGCGCAAACGGCCAGTCTGGCCGCCTTTAAATTATGCCTGAATTTCATGACTCATTCCTTCCCCTGCGCATTCACAGTGTGTCAAAAAAGTAAAACACACCAATGCCTTGGTGATCGGCAGGACAATCAGAAAATGATTTTTCCGCAGCGTCAATGATTGCAGCGGATTAATATGGCCCGCATGCCAATAATCAGTCGCCGAACGCCAAACAAATTAATGTTGGAGAAGAGGCATGGTCTCCACCGCGCGAACATGCGGAGATGGACAATGTCTATTTTACCGAGGTTGCAGAAATTTTTCATGCGCGCGCACTCCAGATCGGCTGCACACCCGGGTCTGCGTGAATCGTCCACCCGGGAGTGTTCATGCGCCTCGGCGAAACTGAGCAGACAAAGCACGGAAACGATTATGCGCTCCGGCAGGCTGCTTCCGGATAAGTCTCGAAAATGTAGAACGGTTTCATTTCAAAATATGTCAATATTAATCGCAAATTCAGGAGAATGATCGTTATTCAATGATTGTTTAGCCGCCCAATTGAACCAAAAATCTCGTGAATAAATTCAGCGAGCAGCCAAACCAATACTTAGGTATCGGTTTCAGCGTGGGTCATGATATTTTTATCAGTATTATCCTTGCAACTTTTGCAAAGTAAAAGGTACTTTGTTCGCCAGACTGGGAGGAAACAGTCTCATGAACATCAGTGCCAAAAAACAGGAACCCGTTCAGATCCGTTCGATCCTGGTGATCGACGATCATCCTCTCTATTGCGATGCACTTGCGTCCACACTGGAGAGGCTCTTCAAGTCCCGAACGGTCAAGAAGGCAAATTCCCTTCAGGACGGGTTGCGGCAGGTCAATTCGCGCCTGCGCCCCGATCTGGTCATTCTTGACCTGAAACTGCCGGACGCCACCGGTATCAGCGGTTTCATGAAGGTGAAGAACCGGCTCCCGGACGTACCCGTTCTGGTTATTTCCGCAGAATCCTCGGATGAGTCCGTCAGTGCGCTCATGTCGGCCGGCGCAGCCGGGTTCATTCCGAAAGACGCGTCGGTCACCGTCTTGCAGGAAGCGCTTTTTGAAATCCGGGAAGGGCTTCGCTTTTTCCCGCCCGGTTTCACGCAGACAAAGAGATCGGCAAAATCGGACCTGACGTCCCAGGAGATCGCGCAGAAGATCGCCGATCTCACGCCGCAGCAGAATCGTATCATGAAACTGATCTGCGCAGGCAAGCCAAACAAGCAAATCGCCTATGAAATGTCACTCGCAGAGGCGACCGTCAAAGCTCACATCACTGCCTTGTTGCGTCGGCTGAATGTCAGCAATCGCACGCAGGCGGCTGTCATGGTCAAGAGCGTCAGTCTGGACGGTGCGCCGCCGATTCCCGAAGCTGATGCGAGGGCGATGCTGAGCTGATCGGTATGACGGTTCTTCTGGAAAATAGGCTCGACAAGCCGAAAGCCGTGCAGATTGGTGTGTCGCACGCGAGTTCGGAAGCGGACGCGGTGAGGGAGGCGATTGCGGATTTCAATACCGGCGCGATCTGCTTCGTGCTTTTCTTCATGCCTGACCATCTCGATCCGGAGAAAGTTTCGAACGAGTTCGCACGGCAGATGTCGTCTGCAACCGTCTTCGGCTGCTCGACGGCGGGTCAGATTACGGCGCAGGGTTACGAAAAGGATGCCTTGCTGGTCATGGCCTTTCCAAGACGTCACTTCCGCTGTTCCTCCGCGCTCATCAAGCCACTGAAAGCCCTGTCGATCGAACGGACCGCGAACCGGGCCAAGGTTCTCGCGGACAGGTTTCCCAGAACCGGCAACTGGAAGACCGTGGCTCTTGTCATCGCCGACGGAATGTCCAAGCAGGAGGATTTGCTCGTCGCGGCCCTCAATGCCGGGTTGGGGGAAATCCCGGTCTTCGGAGGTTCTGCCGGGAACGGGCTTGCCTTCGGTGAAACCTATGTGTCCCACGGGGGGCATGCGTACAGGAACGCAGCGCTTGTTCTGCTCATCGAGACCGACCTGTCTTTCAGGGGCATCGGTTTCAATCATTTCCAGCCAACCAGCAGGCAGATGGTCGTGACGCGTGCGGTGCCGGAAGAAAGGCTTGTGCTGGACATAAACGGTGTGCCCGCCGCACGCGAATATGCGCGTTACGTGAACTGTCCCGTGGAGCAACTCTCGCCGCAGGTGTTTGCGGAAAATCCCGTTCTGATAAGAAGCGGAAAGAGCTGGCACGTGCGTGCCATTCAGCAGGTTGAAGAAGGTGGCGGCCTCTGGTTCCTGTCCGCGATCGACGACGGACTGGTTCTCACGCTCGGACAGGGTAGGGAGATCCTGCAAACGCTGGACTCAGGGCTCGATCATTTTCGCGAGCACAACCAGAAGCCTGACTTCATCATCGGTTTCGACTGCTATCTGCGCAGGCTGGAAATCGAACAGAAGAACCTGGCGGCGGATGTTTCGGCAATCCTGCGCGAGAACCACGTTTTCGGTTTCAACACCTATGGTGAGCAGCATCTGGGTGTGCACGTGAACCAGACTTTCATAGGGGTCGCCTTCTTTCCGCCAAGCGACGGAGCGCTCTATTGATCGACCCGAGCGAACCACTTGAGACGCAGCTCGAGCGCCAGGGCAAGATCATCGAGGCGCTCATGCAACGGGCTGCCAGGGAGAATGACGTCGGCCGATCCGCGTATTCGCTGTTTCAGTCCGCCATCGCGCTTCAGGGTGAGGTCTGGGAGAAGACAAAACACCTCGAACAGGTTCTGGACACACTCGGTCAGGCGAGCAACCGGCTCAAGAATTCCGAATTCGCCCTTGAACAGACCGAACGCAACCTGGCCGACGCGCTGGACGCAATGGAAGGAGGCTTCGCGCTTTTTACCGGCGATGCACTTGAGATCTGCAACGCACAGTTCAGGAACATGGTGCCCGGCATCTGCGAACAGATCGTCACTGGGATCAGCATCGCGGATTATTTCGAAGCGCTTGACGGCTGCCCGCAGGTCATTACGAAAGGCGCATCCCTGAATAAGGCAAGTGGCGCCAACAACCGAAACGAGGCCGGGTCCGCGAAATATCCTTCCGTGTTCGGCTTGAAGAACGACCGCTGGTTCCAGATCACGCAAAAGCGGACGTCACCGAGAAAAACGGCGCTGCTCTCGACGGAAATCACCAATATCGTTCTGCAGAACCGTATCGAGAAAGACCAGCTGATCGACAAGCAGTCGGTTTTCATGAAGGCCGCGTTTGAACACATTTCTCAAGGGGTCTGTACGTTTTCACCGTCAGGCTCCCTGATCTTGCGGAACGAACGCTTCCGGAAGCTTCTGCGTCTTCCGGTGACGCTGGTCCGAAAGGGCACGCCGCTCGGCCAGATCCTTGCGTTCTTTGCGCGGCACGAATTGGCAGCTGAAACGGGCGCGAGCATCGAACAGGAATTTCTTGCCGCGATCGCACCGGACCGGGAAGGCATAGACCGCAAGGTCAGGCTGACCTCGGGCGACATCCTGAACATCAGCATTCACCGTCTTCCCGACACCGGTCTTATCATGAATGTCATCGACTTCACGGCCGAAGCGCAGATGACGGACCTGCTGGAAAAAAGGGTCGGCGAGCGCACGCGCGAGCTTACGGAAGCCAACGAGCGTCTCCAGCGCCAGCATGAAGAACAGATCCGGATCGATGAACAGCTGCGCCAGGCCAAGGAGCGCGCGGAAGAAGCCGTGTCTTCAAAGACCAGGTTCTTCGCGGCCGCAAGCCATGATCTGCTGCAGCCCGTGAACGCGGCAAAACTTCTCATTTCCACGATGACCGAAAGCACGTCGGAAAAGGCGGTTGCGGAAACGGTCTCCCGCCTGGAACGTTCATTCAAGTCAATCGAGTCCCTGCTTCACGCATTGCTGGACATTTCGAGACTGGATTCCACGGGCACGGAACTCAACCTCAGTACATTCAACATTGGAGAGCTGCTTTCGACAGTTCAACGGGACTGCCGCCAGCTTGCCGAGGAAAAGGGCATCAGACTTGATATCGTTCCGAGCAGCATCTGGGTCATAAGTGACCAGCGCTATCTCGTCCGGTCAGTGCAGAACCTGATCGTGAACGGCATTCAATATACGCAGGAGGGCCGTGTACTGGCCGGGTGCAGGCGCAAGGGTCCAAACGTCGTCATTGAAGTCTGGGACACGGGCATCGGTATATCCAAGAAGGATCAGAAGCGCATTTTCAACGAGTTCACCAGAGCCGCGCCCGATAGCGCAGGGGTCGGCATGGGGCTTGGACTGTCAATCGTGGATCGCGCCTGCCGGCGGTTAAACCATTCCGTGAACGTGCGTTCGAAACCGGGTGTGGGATCCGTCTTTTCGATTTCGATACCGATCTGTGACGCACCGGCTGTAACCGAACACAGTGAAAACACGGTATTGCCGCTCGTCCCGGGCGCCATGGACGTCATCGTGCTGATCGTTGAAAACAATCCGGATGTGATGTTCGCGACGGCCCGGCAAATCGAATCCTGGGGAGGCAGCGTTCTGACGGCTGCATCCACGAAGGAGGCGCTCACCTGCGTCCGTGAACTCGGGATGCCACCGGACATCATTCTCGCCGACTACCAGCTCGATGGGGACGACAACGGGATCAAGACAATTGTCGAACTGAGACGTGCGACGAAAACCGACATTCCCGCGATCATGATCACGGCGAACCGGGAAGAGGAACTTGCCGAACAGAGCAGGGCGCATTGCTTCACGATCCTGACCAAGCCTGTTGAGCTTTCGAGGCTGCGGCCACTAATCGATTGGGAGACGAGACAACTGAACGCGGGCTGACCGTCCGGCTATTGGAGTCCGGGGCACGGCACGGGGAATACAGACAAAGGTCTGTGCTGACTTGTGCGGTGGCGAACGTAGAATCTGAACGCATGGCAACTCGACAGATTGAGACCTGGATGGCTCGGACAGGACAGCGCCTGGTTGCAGCATGCTTGTTGACGCTCGCACTCTGGTGCGCGGCGGCGTCTTCGGGCTTTGCCGCGGGGACCCATGAACTCTTGTTCAGGGAAGGGACGCTCGACACGATTTCCGGTAAGGAGTCGCTGGAATACCGGCGGGACGTGTCGGCACCGGGCAGTCGGCCGCTCGAGCGGAAGAATACCGGGCCGATCAGCTTGATACTGACCTCCGACGACATGGCCGAAATCCATTTCGGTGGGCAGGGCGACCGCAGACGGGTCGGTGCGTTTCCGGCAAGCGTCGGCAATCCGCTTATCATGTATTTTCTGGAAACCGTGGTCAGGGATCTGTCCGGTCTAGCCGGCGGCAGTCCCTACTATATGCGCAACAGGATCAAGGCGGAGCTGCTGAAGGAACACCCGGTGCAGGAGGTGACCGTGCAATTGGGTGATCGGCAGGTCGGGGCGCAGTCGGTCGTCCTCTATCCCTTCCGGAATGATCCGGCCAGCGACAGGATGCGCGGCATCGAGACCCTGGCTCTTTCCGTGACGGTGTCCGGCGAAGTCCCCGGCTGGTACTACTCCCTGAAGGCTGAAACGAGCGAAGAGCGCGGGACGCGTTCAGCGCTTCCGGACACGTTGCCCGCATATAGCAGCACGATCCTTTTCCAGGGCGTGGAGGGTGAAAAATGAGCGCTGAGGTCCACGCGTCTGACTGGCGGCATGTCCGGCCACGTTGGCTTCCTGTCTTTACGTTGGCTCTTCTGGGTACACTTGCTGCAACCGGACAGGCCCTCGCTCAGACGGAGAGGGAATTGCAGCACCTGAACGACTACCCGACTGAGGCGCGAGCCGAATATGTGTTTGCCTGCATGGCCACCAACGGGCAAAGCAGCGACGTTTTACGCCGGTGTTCTTGCTCGATAGACATCATTGCGACCATTATTTCCTATGAGCGATACGTCGAAGCGGAGACGGTTCTGTCGCTGCAGCTTGTAGGCGGTGAGCGCATGTCGCTGTTCCGCACGGCAGCGAACGCGAAAGGACTTGTTTCCGATCTCAGGAGGGCGCAGGCGGAAGCAGATATCCGCTGTTTCTAGGCTTCGCGCAACCGCACAGGGTTGGACGGTCTACCCATCCTCATGCACGCCCCTACTGGTGGGAACGGCCTGGCCGCTCTGCTCAGCTCTGGATGTCCTTGGGAACGGTCTTCTCCCACTCATTCCCCTCGGTGTCCTCCGCCCGAATCACCAGATCGTCTGCGCCGTTGTCCGTGTACTGGAATCGGATCACGGGGTTTTCGGACAGGGAAATGCCGCCCTCGACCGTAAACAGCGTTTCATCTCCCTGGCGCACCTCGATGAAATTGACAAAATGCGCGGAAATGAACAGTTGCGTGACCTGATCGCGCTGCAGACCGGAATAATTGGGGTGCCTGATCATGATCTGGGCCTCGCGGCGATTGGTCGAATTGTCAACGGCCGGCGTGAAATGTTTCGCCCGGATCTGACCCATTTGCGACATGGCAAGTTCGGGCGACTTGGTGGCCGGTGCCGAGCAGCCTCCCGAGGCTTTGACAAAGCGTCCCGCCATGACCGGACCGTTTGCCGTGTCGGCGACGACCCGGACGTTTGAATACTGATTGACGCGAACCCTGATCTCCATATCGATGGGATGCATCGAGTCGCTGAAGGTGAGCTCTGCCGCGACCGGCGCCGGGTTTTCATCGATGACCAGAAGTGCCTTGCCGATCGAGGGCGAATTCGGGGAGGACTGGCGTATCACGATCGGGACCGTTGCCGCGTCGTGCGCACGGTAGGGCGCATCAAGATCGATGATCCCGTTGGCGGGCGCCGGCTTGGTGTCGCCGACGATGTCCCCCCGCAGCTCATTCCAGCTGCCTTCGAGCTGCAGAGGATTTCTGATCGCATCCGAGTCCGCAAGCGCAAAACTTGCAGAAAGCGCAACCTGCAAGCCGACAAAGATAGCGGTTGTTGCGGGTACGGTGGTTTTCAGGAAAGTTTTCGGAATCCTTGTCATTGTCCAGGTCTCTTTCGTCGCCCCGCCAAGTACACGTCCACCAACTTCTGCCGATTACTCGCCGGACGCGCTCCAGACTGCCACTTCTCGATTTCCGGCATCGCAAGAATATTAGCATCTTTGCGGTGTCACCAAAATCAATCCTTTGGGATGTATTGCGGCGGCCCCTGCCAATTGAAAAACTGGCTGGTGACGAGCAAAAGCCGCACAGTCCGGACAAGGATGCAGGGCAGATGTATGAAATCCTGATCAGTTTGTGCCTGCTGGAGGATCCGGGCATTTGCCGCGAGCAGCTCCTTCCCGGTCGTGAAACGGTCACGGAACAAGAATGTCGCGGGCGCATACAGAACCTGGACACAGGGCTTCTAAATCCGGACAACACGAAATATCTGGATTCCGGCGTGGTATGCCGCCTCTCCGATGCCGGTCTGCCGTTGCAGCAAATCGCGGACGGCATCTACGTCCACACGGGAGAAGTATCGGAGCCAAATCCCGGCAATGGAGGAGACATAGCCAATCTCGGCTTCGTTGTCGGTGATGTGTCCGTTGCCGTGATCGATGCGGGAGGATCCCGTGCCGTGGGAGAAGCATTTTACCGGGCAATCCGTTCTGTCAGTTCGTTGCCGATTTCACATCTTGTCCTGACCCATGTCCATCCGGATCATCTGTTCGGGGCGTCGGTCTTTGCCGAAGCCGGTGCGACGGTCATCGGCCATCCAAATCTTGAAAGGGCACTCAGGGACAGGGAAGAAAGCTACTTGCTGACCTTCGAAACCGACGTCGGGCCTGATGGGTTTCTTGGAACGGAGACGGACTTTGCCGTATCTGTGCAGAGCGAAATCGACCTCGGCGGACGTGTCCTGGAATTGATGTCCTGGCCGGTTGCCCATTCGACGACGGATCTCACCGTCTGGGACAGTTCGACGGGCACATTGTTCGCGGGCGATCTTGTCTTCGACCGGCATATACCGGTTCTCGACGGTTCTTTGAGCGGCTGGCTGCAGGTTCTTGACCAAATTGAGGAAATCGATCCAGTCAAGATCGTCCCCGGTCATGGTGCACCCTTGCTGGAGCCGGCCGCGGCGGTCTCTCCGGTTCGCGCCTATCTCAAGCTCATTGAGAGCGACACGCGCGCGTCGCTGGAAGCCGGTGAACGCATGAGCGACGCGGTCGGGACCATCGGCGTTGCGCAAGGAGGGCAGTGGGAGCTTTTCGACGTCTACAACGCCCGCAACGCAACGGTTGCCTTCACCGAACTTGAATGGGAATAACATTCGCGCCGAAAGCTAACGGGCATATTTCAGAAGCAATTGAGCGATGGCGTAGAGACGTTTTTCAATGAGAACCGGCGTCTCGCAGACATATGTCAGCGATCGCGACCGGTCGCGGAACACTCGTTCGTCCCAATCCAACTGCTCCTCGAGCCGGTCAATCCTGTCGAAATCCGGATCCGTGGTTCCTTCGATGTCACGCATTTCCGTTCGCGTGGATTCAATCCTCTCCGACAAGGCTATCTGTTTAAGGGAATATTGCTCGATGCCACTGATGACATCACGGCGTGTCTTCCCAAGCGTGATGAAAATCTCGGAAAAGATGAACAGCATGGTTTGTGCGTCGGCGAATTCGGTGTCTTCCGAAAACGACTTTACTTCGCCTTCCGCCTCTTCCAGTGACACGCGGCGCAGCGACAGAAGCGCAACAAGTGCTCGCGCCTCTTCGGGAAGGGGGCGGCGTGTGTTCAGATCGAAGCCTTCGGGGAGCACGTGATTCCACATGATCCCTATGGAAAGTTCCTGAACCTTTCGCTGCTGGCAGGGCCAGGTGGGATCATCAAACGAGGCAGAATGTGCGTTGAAAACGCCCCAAACGGCAGCAAGTAGATATGAAATAAAAATTAAATCTAATTTTGCCTTATATTTCATGTTCTGCGTCCTCGCTCGTATTCATTGTAAGCGAGTCAGATATTTTGTCCACACGTCGAAACACACACTAAGGTCGCAATTGTCTCAAAAGAGCTGGGGAATATAGTCACCGGTACAGTCGGACACATCAATATTTCCGGCACGGAGACTTTGTATGAAAACTCGTGCAGCAGTTGCAGTTGCCGCCGGAAAACCGCTTGAGGTGACCACGGTGAATCTGGAAGGTCCGCGTGCGTTCGAGGTTCTTGTCGAGGTGAAGGCGACGGGCATTTGCCACACCGACGAGTTCACGCTGTCGGGCGCTGATCCGGAAGGTCTGTTTCCGGCGATCCTGGGTCACGAGGGCGCCGGTGTCGTCGTTGAAGTGGGGCCGGGGGTCACCACGCTGAAACCGGGCGATCATGTCATTCCGCTTTATACGCCCGAGTGCCGCAACTGCGAATACTGCCTCAACCCGAAGACCAATCTGTGCCAGGCGATCCGCTCCACCCAGGGCCAGGGGCTGATGCCGGACGGCTCGTCCCGTTTCACCACGCTCGATGGCGATCCGATCCTGCACTACATGGGCACCTCGACCTTCGCCAACTACACGGTAGTGCCGGAGATCGCGCTGGCCAGGATCCGGCCCGACGCGCCCTTTGACAAGGTCTGCTACATCGGCTGCGGCGTGACCACCGGCATCGGTGCGGTGATCAACACGGCCAAGGTGGAGGAAGGCGCGCGCGCCATTGTCTTCGGCCTCGGCGGCATCGGCCTGAACGTGATCCAGGGTCTGCGCCTTGCCGGCGCGGACCAGATCGTCGGCGTGGACCTGAACCCGGCCAAGGTGGAGATGGCAACGCGTTTCGGCATGACGGATTTCGTCAACCCGAGCGAGGTGGAGGGGGATCTCGTTCCGTATCTGGTCGATCTGACCAAGGGCGGTGCGGACTACACCTTCGACGCG
This region of uncultured Roseibium sp. genomic DNA includes:
- a CDS encoding arylsulfatase — translated: MKFRHNLKAARLAVCAFGALALADFAPALAQSEDKPNILVIWGDDVGQSNISAYTFGLMGYQTPNIDRVAKEGMMFTDYYGEQSCTAGRSSYIMGQSVFRTGLSKVGLPGADLGMQEEDPTIAGLLKAQGYVTGQFGKNHLGDKDEHLPTNHGFDEFFGNLYHLNAEEEPENEDYPGDAVMADGRTFRETFGPRGVIKSSADGSIEDTGPLTKKRMETVDEETITAAIDFIKRANEQGKPFYVWWNGTRMHFRTHVKPEMREQADQIAGRHVDEYTAGMIEHDMQVGQLLDLLDELGIADNTIVHYSTDNGPHYNTWPDAAATPFFGEKNTNWEGGWRVPSMVRWPGKVEAGSVSNEIMHHMDWLPTYLAAAGVPDIKEQLKEGGVQAIGREYKVHLDGYNFLPVLLGEADVGPRREIFYFSDDGDLTALRYNDWKMIFLEQKAYKTFRAWIEPFTALRVPLIFNLRRDPYERSYQTSNTYYDWLIDRAYLLVPAQQYVGEFLATFQEFPPRQKAASFSLDQVMDKLSTPHGAQ
- a CDS encoding quinoprotein dehydrogenase-associated SoxYZ-like carrier, translated to MTRIPKTFLKTTVPATTAIFVGLQVALSASFALADSDAIRNPLQLEGSWNELRGDIVGDTKPAPANGIIDLDAPYRAHDAATVPIVIRQSSPNSPSIGKALLVIDENPAPVAAELTFSDSMHPIDMEIRVRVNQYSNVRVVADTANGPVMAGRFVKASGGCSAPATKSPELAMSQMGQIRAKHFTPAVDNSTNRREAQIMIRHPNYSGLQRDQVTQLFISAHFVNFIEVRQGDETLFTVEGGISLSENPVIRFQYTDNGADDLVIRAEDTEGNEWEKTVPKDIQS
- a CDS encoding FIST N-terminal domain-containing protein; its protein translation is MTVLLENRLDKPKAVQIGVSHASSEADAVREAIADFNTGAICFVLFFMPDHLDPEKVSNEFARQMSSATVFGCSTAGQITAQGYEKDALLVMAFPRRHFRCSSALIKPLKALSIERTANRAKVLADRFPRTGNWKTVALVIADGMSKQEDLLVAALNAGLGEIPVFGGSAGNGLAFGETYVSHGGHAYRNAALVLLIETDLSFRGIGFNHFQPTSRQMVVTRAVPEERLVLDINGVPAAREYARYVNCPVEQLSPQVFAENPVLIRSGKSWHVRAIQQVEEGGGLWFLSAIDDGLVLTLGQGREILQTLDSGLDHFREHNQKPDFIIGFDCYLRRLEIEQKNLAADVSAILRENHVFGFNTYGEQHLGVHVNQTFIGVAFFPPSDGALY
- a CDS encoding hybrid sensor histidine kinase/response regulator, producing MIDPSEPLETQLERQGKIIEALMQRAARENDVGRSAYSLFQSAIALQGEVWEKTKHLEQVLDTLGQASNRLKNSEFALEQTERNLADALDAMEGGFALFTGDALEICNAQFRNMVPGICEQIVTGISIADYFEALDGCPQVITKGASLNKASGANNRNEAGSAKYPSVFGLKNDRWFQITQKRTSPRKTALLSTEITNIVLQNRIEKDQLIDKQSVFMKAAFEHISQGVCTFSPSGSLILRNERFRKLLRLPVTLVRKGTPLGQILAFFARHELAAETGASIEQEFLAAIAPDREGIDRKVRLTSGDILNISIHRLPDTGLIMNVIDFTAEAQMTDLLEKRVGERTRELTEANERLQRQHEEQIRIDEQLRQAKERAEEAVSSKTRFFAAASHDLLQPVNAAKLLISTMTESTSEKAVAETVSRLERSFKSIESLLHALLDISRLDSTGTELNLSTFNIGELLSTVQRDCRQLAEEKGIRLDIVPSSIWVISDQRYLVRSVQNLIVNGIQYTQEGRVLAGCRRKGPNVVIEVWDTGIGISKKDQKRIFNEFTRAAPDSAGVGMGLGLSIVDRACRRLNHSVNVRSKPGVGSVFSISIPICDAPAVTEHSENTVLPLVPGAMDVIVLIVENNPDVMFATARQIESWGGSVLTAASTKEALTCVRELGMPPDIILADYQLDGDDNGIKTIVELRRATKTDIPAIMITANREEELAEQSRAHCFTILTKPVELSRLRPLIDWETRQLNAG
- a CDS encoding response regulator transcription factor, with the translated sequence MNISAKKQEPVQIRSILVIDDHPLYCDALASTLERLFKSRTVKKANSLQDGLRQVNSRLRPDLVILDLKLPDATGISGFMKVKNRLPDVPVLVISAESSDESVSALMSAGAAGFIPKDASVTVLQEALFEIREGLRFFPPGFTQTKRSAKSDLTSQEIAQKIADLTPQQNRIMKLICAGKPNKQIAYEMSLAEATVKAHITALLRRLNVSNRTQAAVMVKSVSLDGAPPIPEADARAMLS
- a CDS encoding quinoprotein relay system zinc metallohydrolase 2 — translated: MYEILISLCLLEDPGICREQLLPGRETVTEQECRGRIQNLDTGLLNPDNTKYLDSGVVCRLSDAGLPLQQIADGIYVHTGEVSEPNPGNGGDIANLGFVVGDVSVAVIDAGGSRAVGEAFYRAIRSVSSLPISHLVLTHVHPDHLFGASVFAEAGATVIGHPNLERALRDREESYLLTFETDVGPDGFLGTETDFAVSVQSEIDLGGRVLELMSWPVAHSTTDLTVWDSSTGTLFAGDLVFDRHIPVLDGSLSGWLQVLDQIEEIDPVKIVPGHGAPLLEPAAAVSPVRAYLKLIESDTRASLEAGERMSDAVGTIGVAQGGQWELFDVYNARNATVAFTELEWE
- a CDS encoding HAD family hydrolase, with product MKFSLCVAVLAVFAGSAIADPLPSWQEGETKSRIIDFVNEVTDPTSETYVTPADRIAVFDNDGTLWSEQPVYFQLFYALDRLREMAAKDPSILSSDVLKAAAAGDMETVAKAGEEGLLEIVMVSHSGLSVPEFQADVASWIETARHPTKDLAYTDMTYQPMLELLRYLRDEDFETYLVSGGGIHFMRAFVEEAYGVSPENVIGSAGETRYEVVDGVPTIIKDPGIAFIDDKAGKPIGIDSKIGKRPIFVGGNSDGDFEMLEWATAGEGPSLGLIVHHTDGEREWAYDRDSHVGKLVKGLDEADARGWLLVDMAEDWRRVWSGTGN